From a single Osmerus mordax isolate fOsmMor3 chromosome 6, fOsmMor3.pri, whole genome shotgun sequence genomic region:
- the LOC136944408 gene encoding complement C4-A-like, translated as MGSPICLLVFLVLAVEPAQAIESFFISAPNVFHIGVKEQVLIHVGETLLNKRVTVYLEVEIGGILISERISTICTQVGQFQTVELEIDKEKMSKVEFLPGKPPYLLLVSEIASVEGRHFTRVLVSKHQGYIFIQTDQPIYNPTQKVNYRVFTLDHSMRPVDGIFQLSVFNAAGNKIKKDLLKATSGIFGSSMNIPDVSKMGTWRIVAHYEDDEKEAAIREFRVQKFVMPSFEVNILPEQNYLLVNQDLPFTIQAMYSYGATIKGAFHCRVGVRTVNQGSEGEKETTIFIRGLELTGTIINGLGATELKVSHLDELLQNNMNTSLSDLDQSGAKLHIAASVTDITSGELQEAEVFLPVVSQVYYVDLSRTRSHFIPGFPLYVSVVVSLPDGSAAEKVEVEIQGEGIQREPNHVQTNQQGVAGSTLAVPADAKQITVQVTVDGHQKNKIIKRVSSPSNSYLYISVHHTDWSVEEPFEMTFHANAKPKDGYIYYMVLSRGVLITQKSVRAGGPVTASSFQITHAMIPSFRLIGFYYLQNGDIIADSVWVDVEDECEGKLKISSPTPGPYLPGSLTEVTIDLEGQKGKVALMAVDKAIYALNAQNKLTAKQVFSSMQSYDLGCSYGGGQDMAAVLNDAGLSFMSASTEKAMTSQKRQGLGCHKDFRRRRRSLNLQLEMMTIKSKYTDDKLQECCVRGLTLIPMRRTCEERAKRVSLTVKDPNCTQAFKDCCLQGEKLRDTKRKEDIIKGHGRTASETDIEEFFFDASLQNIRRSFPPSFAFTVIEVDGKKDHTLSLHDSITTWEIQAVSLSKTHGFCVAEPFQMTVFKNLFVSLRLPYSVKQYEQLSIVPVIHNYGKNPAELAVHMVPTEGLCSPGSASVSTYVNITVAQQSSKSVPFSAVPMAIGTIPITIRIYNRDNKRGVDAIEKLLNVRTEGIEEWKEESHVLDLKGGSDEFAINGQLPDNSVPGSRTNIFVRLEGEGFGQTTAKTLLSPEGVKRLLKLPTGCAEQTMAVLAPLALALRYLDMSQRWFELPAGTRDTALHNTESGYTRILTFKKNDGSYGGWTNTPSSYWLTGLVVKVLSLVAERQALVSVEKGRIAQVQVVSHDDITVSVQYLLSKQNDDGSFTDPYPVYNRHLRGGVGGIGGEVSMTAFITLALNRSLAFLPEKEKNDAKDSIVKSTSYLRSCLNGLQRPYAVAITAYCLAVCLPDRTQAQPAWKKLQGLATKDTKGCRVWRANAELVSQGTKALTVETTAYALLTAVAHKDSEWAESAACWLTTQENYGGVFKSTQDTIVALEALSEYALDMPPPPVTEVEASFTVKGKSTILKLSLGNKADKVETELKQLMGESIDVIVKGQGKAKMKVLKAYHLIDPRDDCQDLKIEVTIVKGRVLYTDKVPDYAYGEDYGEEARREEADFPSSSIEWFDARTRHKRDTEQSIENEVLYEVCVSYSLSRNLSGMAIADITLLSGFEAQTDDLEKLKDKPEEYISHYETSYDRVLIYFNEMFENEECITFRAVQRIPIGLLQPAQALFYDYYEPARKCAVLYSAPQRSKMIAQLCEGSVCQCAERPCHKERTFSDKPMIGKQDRQEHACKYPLADYGYQVEVLNVTVKGNFELYTTNVVEVLRTNRDMKMDESQIRVFAKRLHCKGKLQKGKQYLIMGKDGLTTDTSGRMQYLLESTNWIEQIPSRCKGTRARDYCAFFNKFVSEYRLSGCTQ; from the exons ATGGGGTCTCCCATCTGTCTACTGGTGTTCCTCGTCTTAGCTGTGGAACCAGCACAAGCAATAGAAAG CTTCTTCATCTCAGCTCCCAATGTGTTTCATATCGGAGTTAAGGAGCAAGTTCTGATCCATGTGGGGGAAACCCTCCTCAATAAACGTGTAACTGTTTACCTGGAGGTCGAGATAGGAGGGATACTGATCTCAGAGAGGATCAGCACAATCTGTACTCAAGTGGGGCAGTTTCAAACAGTGGAACTAGAG ATAGACAAGGAGAAGATGTCAAAAGTAGAATTCCTCCCGGGTAAACCCCCCTATCTCTTGCTGGTGAGTGAGATTGCCTCGGTGGAAGGTAGACACTTTACAAGGGTCCTAGTCTCCAAACACCAAGGCTACATCTTCATTCAGACAGATCAGCCCATCTACAATCCAACTCAGAAAG TGAACTACAGGGTATTTACCTTGGACCACTCGATGAGACCTGTAGATGGCATTTTTCAATTGTCCGTTTTT AACGCAGCGGGAAACAAAATAAAGAAGGACCTCCTTAAAGCAACCTCTGGAATTTTCGGCAGTTCAATGAACATTCCTGATGTGTCTAA AATGGGTACATGGAGGATAGTGGCCCACTATGAAGATGATGAAAAGGAAGCTGCCATACGAGAGTTCAGAGTCCAGAAATTTG TGATGCCCAGCTTTGAGGTGAATAtccttcctgaacaaaattatcTCCTGGTGAACCAAGACCTCCCCTTCACCATCCAAGCCAT GTACTCTTATGGGGCAACTATAAAAGGAGCCTTCCACTGTCGAGTGGGAGTAAGGACAGTCAACCAGGGGTcagagggtgagaaagaaaCAACTATTTTCATAAGGGGACTAGAGCTAACTGGAACG ATCATTAATGGACTAGGTGCTACAGAGCTGAAAGTATCCCACCTAGATGAACTCCTACAAAACAATATGAATACAAGCCTGTCTGACCTGGACCAAAGCGGGGCGAAACTTCACATTGCTGCTTCTGTCACCGACATCACCA GTGGTGAGCTTCAGGAAGCAGAGGTCTTCCTTCCGGTGGTTTCTCAGGTTTACTACGTGGATCTGTCCCGCACACGCTCCCATTTCATCCCTGGTTTCCCTCTCTATGTGTCG GTGGTGGTCAGCCTCCCAGATGGATCCGCAGCAGAAAAAGTGGAAGTAGAAATTCAAGGTGAAGGGATCCAGAGGGAACCCAACCATGTTCAAACCAACCAGCAGGGTGTAGCAGGGAGCACATTAGCTGTCCCAGCTGATGCTAAACAAATAACTGTCCAG GTGACAGTAGATGGCCATCAAAAGAATAAAATTATCAAACGTGTCTCATCTCCTAGTAACAGCTATCTGTACATAAGTGTGCATCACACCGATTGGTCTGTGGAAGAGCCCTTTGAAATGACATTCCATGCAAACGCCAAACCCAAAGATGGATACATTTACTACATG GTTTTAAGCCGAGGAGTTCTAATTACGCAAAAATCTGTCAGAGCAGGAGGGCCTGTTACAGCCAGCTCCTTCCAAATTACACACGCTATGATTCCATCCTTCCGTCTGATTGGCTTCTACTACCTCCAGAATGGTGACATCATCGCTGactctgtgtgggtggatgtcGAGGATGAATGTGAGGGCAAGCTCAAG ATCTCAAGTCCAACACCTGGTCCATATTTACCAGGGTCCCTGACAGAGGTCACAATAGATTTGGAAGGCCAGAAGGGTAAAGTTGCGCTGATGGCTGTGGACAAAGCCATCTATGCTCTCAATGCCCAGAACAAACTCACTGCCAAACAG GTCTTCTCCTCTATGCAGTCCTATGACCTGGGCTGTTCCTATGGTGGAGGACAAGACATGGCCGCAGTTCTCAACGATGCTGGTCTCTCCTTCATGTCCGCCTCAACTGAGAAGGCGATGACATCCCAAAAAAGACAGG GTTTGGGTTGTCACAAAGACTTCAGGAGACGCAGGCGCTCCCTGAATCTACAACTGGAGATGATGACCATAA AATCAAAGTATACAGATGACAAGTTGCAAGAGTGCTGTGTCCGTGGTCTCACACTGATCCCAATGAGGAGGACATGCGAAGAAAGGGCAAAGAGAGTTTCACTGACCGTGAAAGACCCAAACTGCACTCAGGCCTTCAAAGATTGCTGCCTTCAGGGGGAAAAGCTAAGAGACACAAAAAGGAAGGAGGACATTATCAAAGGCCATGGCAGGA CGGCCAGTGAAACTGACATTGAGGAATTCTTCTTTGATGCCTCCCTTCAAAACATTCGGAGATCTTTCCCTCCAAGTTTTGCTTTCACAGTGATTGAGGTGGATGGTAAAAAAGA TCACACTCTATCTCTGCATGACTCCATAACCACCTGGGAGATTCAGGCTGTCAGTTTATCAAAAACTCATG GTTTTTGTGTGGCAGAGCCTTTTCAGATGACCGTGTTCAAGAATCTGTTTGTATCACTGAGACTGCCGTACTCAGTTAAGCAGTACGAGCAGCTGTCCATTGTTCCTGTCATACACAACTATGGGAAAAACCCTGCAGAG CTTGCAGTCCATATGGTGCCGACTGAAGGGCTCTGTTCTCCTGGATCAGCCTCCGTTTCTACTTATGTCAACATCACTGTGGCGCAACAATCTTCCAAATCAGTCCCTTTCTCTGCCGTACCCATGGCAATCGGCACCATACCTATCACGATACGCATCTACAACAGAGACAACAAGCGTGGCGTGGATGCAATTGAAAAGCTTCTGAATGTTAGG ACAGAGGGAATAGAGGAGTGGAAAGAGGAAAGTCATGTTCTTGATCTGAAAG GGGGGAGTGATGAGTTCGCTATTAATGGACAATTACCAGACAACAGCGTCCCTGGCTCCAGAACCAACATCTTTGTCAGGCTAGAAG GGGAGGGGTTTGGCCAGACCACAGCCAAAACCCTGCTGTCTCCTGAAGGGGTTAAACGCTTGCTCAAGCTCCCTACTGGCTGTGCAGAGCAGACTATGGCGGTATtggcccccctggccctggccttgCGCTACTTGGACATGTCCCAGCGCTGGTTTGAGCTTCCTGCAGGAACCAGAGATACTGCCCTCCACAACACCGAAAGtg gcTACACGAGGATTCTGACATTTAAAAAGAACGATGGATCTTACGGAGGCTGGACTAATACTCCATCCAGTTACTG GCTGACTGGCCTGGTTGTGAAGGTGTTGTCGCTGGTGGCTGAGCGCCAAGCATTAGTCAgcgtggagaagggaaggattGCCCAGGTTCAGGTTGTGTCTCATGACGACATCACGGTTTCGGTTCAATACCTCCTCTCAAAACAAAATGATGACGGCTCGTTTACTGACCCTTATCCCGTCTACAACAGACACCTACGT GGGGGTGTTGGAGGCATAGGTGGAGAAGTATCCATGACTGCTTTCATAACTCTTGCCCTCAATCGGTCCCTCGCCTTCTTACCCGAGAAAGAGAAGAACGATGCG AAAGACAGTATTGTAAAATCCACGAGCTACCTCCGGTCCTGTCTCAATGGGCTGCAGAGGCCCTACGCTGTGGCCATCACTGCCTACTGTCTCGCAGTCTGCTTACCAGACCGCACACAGGCACAACCCGCCTGGAAAAAACTCCAAGGATTGGCCACAAAAG ATACGAAAGGCTGCCGGGTTTGGAGGGCCAATGCAGAACTGGTGAGCCAAGGCACAAAGGCCTTAACCGTGGAGACAACAGCCTATGCCCTCCTGACAGCAGTAGCTCACAAAGATTCAGAGTGGGCAGAGTCTGCCGCTTGCTGGTTAACCACCCAGGAGAACTATGGAGGAGTTTTCAAATCTACACAG GATACTATAGTGGCACTGGAGGCTCTTTCAGAGTATGCCTTGGATATGCCCCCGCCCCCAGTCACAGAAGTGGAAGCCTCGTTCACTGTTAAAGGGAAGAGCACAATTCTGAAGCTATCACTTGGAAATAAGGCTGACAAAGTGGAAACAGAGCTAAAG CAACTGATGGGAGAGAGCATTGATGTAATTGTGAAAGGCCAAGGAAAGGCCAAGATGAAG GTTTTAAAGGCTTACCATCTCATAGATCCCAGGGATGACTGTCAAGATCTAAAGATAGAGGTCACAATAGTCAAAGGTCGAGTGCTGTACACAG ACAAGGTTCCTGATTATGCCTACGGAGAGGACTAtggagaggaggcgaggagggaggaagcGGACTTCCCCTCATCATCTATCGAGTGGTTTGATGCCCGCACCAGACAcaagagagatacagagcagAGCATTGAAAACGAAGTTCTCTACGAAGTATGTGTCAG TTACAGTCTGAGCAGAAACCTCTCAGGAATGGCCATTGCAGACATCACACTGCTCAGTGGCTTTGAGGCACAGACTGACGACCTGGAGAAG CTGAAGGACAAACCAGAGGAGTACATATCGCACTATGAAACGTCATATGACAGAGTGCTGATCTACTTTAACGAG ATGTTCGAGAATGAAGAGTGCATTACATTCAGGGCAGTGCAAAGGATTCCCATTGGTCTGCTTCAGCCAGCTCAAGCTTTATTTTATGACTACTATGAACCAG CCAGGAAGTGTGCTGTTTTGTACTCTGCCCCTCAAAGAAGCAAGATGATCGCTCAATTGTGTGAAGGGAGCGTGTGCCAGTGTGCAGAGA GACCATGTCATAAGGAAAGGACGTTTTCCGATAAACCGATGATTGGGAAACAGGATCGTCAGGAACATGCATGCAAATACCCTCTTGCAGATTATG gTTACCAAGTTGAGGTTCTTAATGTGACGGTGAAGGGTAATTTTGAGCTCTACACAACTAATGTGGTGGAGGTACTCAGAACAA ACAGAGACATGAAGATGGACGAGAGCCAGATCCGAGTGTTTGCTAAGAGGCTGCACTGTAAAGGAAAGCTGCAGAAGGGAAAGCAGTACCTGATCATGGGCAAAGATGGCCTAACCACTGACACCAGTGGCCG GATGCAATATCTGTTGGAATCAACAAACTGGATTGAACAGATACCGAgccgatgcaaaggaacacGTGCCAGAGACTATTGCGCCTTTTTCAATAAATTTGTGTCTGAGTATAGATTGAGTGGCTGTACCCAGTAA